Part of the Zea mays cultivar B73 chromosome 4, Zm-B73-REFERENCE-NAM-5.0, whole genome shotgun sequence genome is shown below.
TCGCTTGTGGCAGTCTGGGTCCATCATCCTTGACTCAGCTATAAAACGTTCTCCTGCACAAGGCGAAGTTCAAGTTTCGTTTTGACTTCTGAAATGAGAACAGCAAGCAAGACTTGTCAGTCTCAGTGACATGATAAGGAAGAAGAGGAAGAGTGATGCTGATGCTGATGCTCTAAGGATCTGTCAGCACCTGCACGTTGACGTCTTGACCTTCAGGTTCCTCAGCGTGGCCATCCTAGAAACGCACGAGGCAGCGGCGGGTCCAACAAAGGGTTTTGCCCCCAAAAAATTAGGAAAACAAAAGAACCGAAATTAATTTTAATAAGTGCTAATACGTTGATTATTGCATGTTTTATATGCCAATTAGAATTTGAAATTAGCAATTACCATGACAAAATTTGTGTTAGCGCATATTTATCTTTGTATAattaatttttattttttaaaaaaataatgtAGATACAAATAGTCAATTATTCTCATTTTGTTCACTCTCATCCATCTAACCAAACCAAAAGAACTTGCCTCATCCATTCAACCAAACAGATATCATACATATTCATATTTCCAAATCCACAGATGACCCCATCCCATTCACCCTTCTCGTCAAACCAAACACTATGAGGACTCAAGCAAAAGCATAAAGTATTTGCAGGGATGATTCCATGAACAAACAAAGTTGATACTGATACATGACGGTTAAAAAACACGGCAACATGGACAATCACAAATATTAAAACTTCACGTTTCTACAAGAACACCGCTGCCTGTGGCTTTAAAAACATGGGTCATCACAGCTACACTCGCTTACGATGGACGGATTGACTTGAATGCATCATGGAGCAGCTCCGAGACACATGAAAACAAAATCCCTTGTGCTGCATTACACTCCTCACCTCATTTAGTTTTCACACTAGAAGTCCCATTCTTTTCGATGGCTCGCTGCCTTGCACGCTCCATCTTCCGTTTACGCCATTCTTCGAGAGCTGGAGATGTTCACAAAAGATCATCAGTTCAGCAGGTTTACAACAAGTCAAGAAGGGTAAAGGGGAGAAAGCTGCCAGGCTGCTCTAGCAAAGCAGTACCATTACTTAGAAAGCACTCTATTCCAGAGCATGTAGCTGCTAGCTGACGTGCTTACACTGGAAATACAAATTGGTAGTAGTAATGACATCGCTTTAAAGTTTATTATGCATTGAGCATGCATGAAAGCGCAACGGTTCAAATTATCCCTGCTTTATTGTAAGGAATGAACCATATTTATCAAGTCCTATTCCTACCGTACATATTGCACAATACAAATAAAATTATCCAAACTATGTTTTGTCTGAAAATTGCAAAAAGTAAAAGACTGAGCAGTGGGCTGGGAAAAAAACCTTTTTGGCTACTGCCATCATTGCCTGCCCTCAAATCCTTAAGCCGTTTTGATAAATCAACAGCGGCAGTTTGCTTAGGATCTTCATCTGTCGCCATGCCATGCTCACCATAAGCTTCTTGCTCAATTTCCTTCACCTATGTAACGATCAATGAGAATTGTCAAAAAAACAAAGGTCTTCTATGCTGCAACATGGTGTGTATctcaatttctttctcaaatcactCACAAAGTGCACGGAAACATACTCTTCTAATCAAATCCACAGGCTCCATAGCACGACGCAGCTCCTCAGATTCCCATATATACCGAAGCTGAGCTGCACAATAGTAGAACCCAGTACTTAAGCTGAACTTAATCATCAAATAATAGAAGCGAGGTGCACAATCACAATGTGAGGAGCAGACTGCAGAATTTTCTAACACAGTAAAAACCTAACACTTACAAATAGACTTTAACCAAGCACCAAAACAACTTAACTCCATCAAGATCAATGATCTAACAGTTGGGCACTGAGAATGCTGGCAGCGGGTGAAATGAGTAATCCTAACAGAGGCATTTTTGGAGCAACCACAAATGCACAATCTTAGAACTCATCTGAACTCAGGATGGATAAAGGGGTCTTTCCCCCAGATGCTCAGATTTGCAAAGATGGATCGGCATCAATATTTCCTATGCCAAGTTATAATCAAACCCCATGTTTAATTGGAAGAAAATCCCCAAACTTTGCTAGATTTAGTTAGCTAACCAATGAACCGTACTACTAAATCGGGACCAAACCGAACACACCTCTCAATCCAAAGATCCAAAGCAAAATGATAAATTCAGGGCGAACACGAGATCACGGAACCGTACCAGAATCGAGCTTGTTGCCTCCGGCGATACGCGTCCAGGACGAGTAGTAGTTGTGGAGGAGGAGGGCCGCAACGAAGAGGTTAAAGGCGCACATGACGATGGTGGCGTTCTTGTACGATATCCTAGTCGCCGCCGGTCCACCTCTCCAGTTAGGCTGCGCGTCCATCCCCTCGTCGGCGCCCTCGTGGAGCTCGCCGGAGGAGAAAGGTAGCCGACCTCCTCGCTGCGGGTAAAGTGCGACTATTATGCAGGCAAGCCTTTCAAATACTATCTAATCTTAGGCCCTCTTTGTTTaccctctagattatataatccaacttaAATAAGTCGAGAGGTAAACAAACAACACAGATTATTAGGTGGTTTATATAATCTATATACCTAAATTATGATAATTCATAAGTAGGTCAATAGATGCTGATATAATTTATATAATTCATAGAGAAAATTGGATTTATGCCATTATGAAACTTAGGATTCACTCAAATGCTATTATAGGAACACGCTTCGCTAAGAGACCATTATCAAACGTTGTCTTACAGACAAAATGCCATTTAGAGGGTTATTTGAAACTTAACCTTATTTAGTTATATTGGCAGCTAGTAGCCGGACACTTGCCCCTATCAAATCTGTTCGCTGTTCTCCCTCCCCCCGCTCTGCCGCCGCTCAGCTCTAGATCAAAACTGCTAAGCTCCGCCGTTCACAGGACAGTCTATTTTACGGCACAGTTTTAAAACACAGTTTGCACGGTTTCAGAACACAGTTTCAAAACGAACACAAATTTAGAACACAGTCGGCAGACGCTAACACGCGATGGGATACGGCGAACACCGAGCAGCAGGTCTCTAAACTAAAACTTTGGCAGCACTCTTAACCAGTCAACAACAGATCACCAACCATTCGATTTCACACAAATGTAATCCTACTGCAAGTGCAACAGCCACCTTTAGAGGTGTTCATTAGCAAACGCTAGAAAAACTGCAAATGGCCATATTCATATCCAACCAATATGCCAATAGTTGAATCGCGTAAGAAGCAGACCAATATGCCACTAGTTGAAGAAACAATCAAATCGAACCAAAGTGGAGATCTTTACAAATTAATTCGAGATAATAACTAGGCAAACCAATTGTATATCATAGTTTCATTCAATAGGATGGGAGAGCAGGCGATTCGAGCTGTTGATTGGGAATCTAACCGAGCTGCTCACCTGCAGATTGGAATTGGATCGATGGATGGACCGCGGACGCCCGCACGCCGATTGGATCTCCTCCTCCTTGGGCGGCTGCTAACTGGGTTGGGATGGGACAGGAGCCTTCCTCGCCACAGCCGCCGTGCCGTGCTGCTCCTCTTCTCCGAGACGCTGGGAGCCCCGATTGGAGACGGGAGGCGGAGAGGTATGACGTGACGGAGTTTCGTCGTCGAACTCCACCGGCGCGCTGAACCTTCAGCTCGGCCTGCAGGAGGACGCTGggagcttcggctgcggcggggCAGGAGCCGGTCGTTAGGCCGAGCAAGCGGGTGCGGTCCGGATCACCGGGGGCGCTGGGGGAGGGCCGGGCGGCGGTGGGACTGCCAACGGAGGCGCGAGCTATCCGACGTGCCAGGTGGATGACTGCCGAGAGGATCTGACCAGCGCCCGCCGGTGGAGCTCGCCGAGCGTCGGTGGACCGCCGCTGGTGGAGGGAGAGCGCCGAGCACCGGTGGAGGAGAGCGACGTCGTCGTCGGTTTTGGTGGAGGGGACACAGAGGATAGAGAAGAGAGCGCCGTCCGGTTTGAGATGCCGGCGCTTTTGGTTGGAGGGGCAAAAGTGAGGGGGGTGGGTGTACCTGCCGCGGTGGACGCTCGTCGCCGGCGAAGGGTGCAGCAGAGCTGGGACCAGGAGtagggcggcggtggcggcggtcgcCTGGCCGGCTGGCCCACGTGGATGCGAAAAACGGCTGGACGGGAAACGAAGATCAACAGCAAGCAGGTGTAATTTGTAAACACAGCACCATTGGGCTGGTTTTTCTATTTTTAAAATTTCTGGATGTGAGTGGACGTGAGTACGAGAGTGGTTCGTTCTTGCTCGggtttacttttatttattagggCTAGTTTTAAAACCTCCAGATTTTCAATTTTTTTAAAAATATAAATCCCTTAGAAAAATAGAGTTCTCAAACTAGTCCTTAAAAAACTATTTTACCTCCATCAAGACATCAATTGTCATAAAAGTTTTTTTTCTTCCTCAACTATAGAACCGGACTCTTTAGCCCATAATGTTGGCTCTCTAGATCAAAACGAGTTTAAGTGTGTGTTTGATCGAGGAGCAGAGAGGAATAGAACGGTTCCATTCTTATTTTTTTTAATGTTTGATTTCCAACGGAGTAGAGCTGAATGGTTTCTAGAGTCTATATATGGCAACTATTTGGGATGATCTCGCTCCACTAAAATGATCGGACGCGAGCGCTCTCCTCCCTCTTTTCCACTCCACACTCATATGGCTCTCCAACCAAATAATGAACGGAGCGACTCCGCTCTAttctactcttcaaccaaatAAAAAATGAAGCGGTTCCGTCCTATTTGCCAAAAAACAGAATGAAATGCTCGATTCTTAGAAACTAGAATGGAGGCACTCTATCCagttggctcctcaaccaaacgcACCATATGAGTTCTGTTTGATTTGTTGCCTTACTTGATATAGTTTCCCACGTCTAAGATTAAATATGTTTGACCGAATTAGGTCTATGTTTTGTTTGTAGCCATAGGTATGACAAGAAAAATTTGTTACGTATGTTACACTCGTCAACAACTTATAAAAACGTTGCAAGATTTTTTTTAGACATGCCAAGATGTCGCATAAAAATGAAATTAAGCGTCTAACCTTAAAAAGTGTGGCATAAAATAtggtgatattatttttggaaacATGTCCACAAATGCGAATATTATTTTTGTAAAAAAAAATGGTCCTACATGTAGCTGCAGCGGAGAGGATGTAGATGGACGGTATTGGTCGGGTCGTTGGGATAAACCCTTTCTGCGTTTTCATTTATACATTTTAATTCAAAAACAGATTCGAAATCAAAATTGTCGGAAACAAGACCAGACATAAGATATACGGAAAAACGAATTGATCCAAATAATGGTCGAAAATCGGAAAGATAGGACGATCTCAATGTAACAATATCATTGTAACATGTGGACGTCCTTTTGCATGTATTTGGGTGCTTCTATGCCGTGCCAATATAAATTGAGCTAGTTTAGCTAACTGGGAGCTTTGAGGGGAGTGAACTTTCCGCATGTATATGTGGCCGCACAGGTCCTATCATCGCCGTTGGAAACATTTTTGGCATGAAGATTCGTGCGGTGATTTGAGCCATGTGGACATGGCCTGGCCAGACCTCTGATCGACGTGCAACGCGCAGGCGGCGCAAGGCCTGTCCGTAGCATTAAAATGTCTTATTTTGCATTTATTTATGTAGTCTGTAACTCACACATATAAGTAACTAAATATAATAATCTTAAATAAAATTAACGCATACGGTGAATCAAGACGAGACACCACGGAAGGTGGCTGCACCTGCACAGCAGCGTTGCCTTGCCAGCTTGCCGAACGCCATGACAGATGAAACAAGCAATGATCCAACGAATTCAATGAAGCTTGCTTGAAGGACAGGTGAGAAAAGCATGCAGAGACCGCTGTGATGTGAGCCGTCGTGAAGGTGGCACTCACTGCGGCCCCGAATTCAATGGATCCACCAGTCAGTCGCACTGTACCCACACTGCGTGCATGCAATCTGAACGACCAAGCAACACCAACAAACACACAGCCAGCCACAGGTCAACAGGACAGACATGGGGGGCAGGGCCACCAATAGCAAAAAGCAAGCAAACAGGTGGTCATGGCATTCATTCATATCATACTCATACCGCAAAAAAAACTTACACCAAATTGGCGGCAGCGGGCAGCGGCTGCAGTCTGCAGGAAAAAGGCAGATCTCATGGTAATAACTGATAGCCTACTTCAGAAGTAGCGTGATCTTAATCCGGCCGTTCCATATACTTGTGACAAGTGAGAGGCAGCCAGTCTGCATGAGCTAGCTGACGATGCCATGCAACACAAGCGAACACATAGGActatcactaccggaatttggctctttgccgagtgtcatattctttgccgaatgttttatttcggacactcggcaaagagctctttgccgagtgccacgcaaaaaactctcggtaaaagaaaacactcagcgaagaagctctttgccgagtgttttatttttgacactcggcaaaaagtttctttgtcgagtgtctttttttgacactcggcaaagggctctttgctgagtgtcataaatacaacactcggcaaaaagctcTTTGCCGAATattttttctccaacactaggcaaagacaatttaaaaatcacattttaaagtagtaaattaattcaaatgaaaaagttttcaactacaaatttgtataactcatcatgatgtacaatttatatattgaacatttcttcatatgacaaaataaaaataaatttgttcataaaacctatatctctctcgtagtttatgaaactacgagagagacgtatagaatttgtgcatattgttagaaccattatctgagataaacaaatgaccaaacaaccaaaataaactttgtagatcttgagaagttatagaagtttatagttgacaactttttcatttgaagtcatattgtcaacgaaaactacgtctgaatttaaaaaatttaaaatttgaattttgaaaacgacttcgaaagaaaaaaccaccaacatgaaagttgtaggtattgaagagttatgaaactttgtagttgacaatgttttagtttgaaatcatcttgttatgcaaaactatgtttgaattttgaaatttaaatttttcaaactgtctcggatggaaaaaccaccaaaataaaaagttgtaggtcttgaaatgtaatgaaactttgtagttgacaatttttgatttgaaatcatcttatcattgaaaatttcgtgtgaagttttcaaatttcaaattcaaattttgtaaacggtctcggatgtagaaactattaaaataaaacttgtagatctcaaaaagttatgcaactttatagttggtcacattttcaaatgaactcatttagtgctttaaataatcaaattactctcgatttgttatagtacatggggaatgaaaacgtaatataaacataattggtgtagtagtgtagtggtataggagggtatgtgcgagagagaggttgcgagttcgaatctcaccatttacaaaacatataagtttgattcaaaatattgcgagttcgaatctcaccatttacaaaacatataagtttgattcaaaataatagtgaaaaatgatagggcaatgggtaaggtaatagggtagggttggagagttgtttctagaattttaaaaatgttttgctgtttttttaattttttcgattcttaatttgccgagtgttttttttgccgagtgtccgaaaaaaagcactcggcaaagaaccctgtgCCGATGAAATATTTACCGAGtgttctttgctgagtgttacactcggcaaagcttttgccgagtgtaaaatagtgccgagtgtcttagacactcggcaaagaacgcgattcctgTAGTGTATGAAGCAAAGACAGAGGGGTCACAGACAGTTCAGTCCGTCCCCAGGCCATGCCATGCAACTGCAACTATCAGGGAAATTTCACGTGCTCccctgcaaaggtgataaaaaagATGAAAACCAGGTAACAGGACCTGGCGCCCACCGGTATCAGCAGCACCGGCACTGTCTCCTCTCCCTGGCACATGAGAATTTGTTCGGTTTGAAGGGGTTTCAGGAGGACTAAATCCTAGCCTATTTAAATTTATATAGAAGATAATTTAATTCCCTTCAATCATCATCAAATCATCTCTAATCGAATAAGCCCTCGTGTGCCAGCTGATAATCCAATAAGCCACATGTGGTTGTGGCTGGCAGCCACGACCACAACCACAGGACACAATCACACAAGCCCACCAGAACCCTGATAATCCAACCAAGGAGCAACATCTCCTTTATCCAATAAGCAACAGCAAGACTTAGGCCCTGTTCcaatctcgcgagataaactttagcagctatttttagctacttttagtcatttgtaatctaaacatgagagctaatggtggtaattgaaactaaactttagcacttcaattcatatagctaaagtttagcaggaagctaaaATTTATCTCATGAGATTGAAACAGGGCCTTATCCGTGATACGGAGGCGACTCAAGTGATTCTCCTCCCTACTTAGTTCCAATCTCGAGGCGACGACAAGGCGGCAGTTTTTAGTCTGGATCTCAGAATAATAAAAAAATGTATTATGTTTCATACTTGTGGCATGCATGGGACTAGGCTCTAAGCTTGGATTAAAACAAGATCATCTTGTGGACAGGGTAGGGACAGGCTCCGAGATGCAACTACTTACAGTTTTTTTTTTTGGTCTCGTGTGTGTAATTAAACGGCGAAACAAATGGCATGATCCATTACCAGTCAACGGCTAGAGCAAATGCCGGTCAAAACAAAGATGTGAACAAGGCAAAGAGACCCATTCCATCTTGAGGGGTGGATTAACGGAGCAGTGTTAACAGCAGCAGCAAGTATCACTCACTAGCAGTCAGTCAGGAGATCCACAACCGTCTCTTCAACCAGCTCCTCCAACACCACGGCGCAGACCGAGGCGCCGAGACCAAACACCTCCAACCGAGCCGTCTCGCCGCTGTCCGCCTCCCGCCTGAGTATCATCTCCAGCAAGACGTTTCCTTCGATAGTTTCGCAGGGAGGGTACTTGTCAAGTGTCGACCAGTTCCTGATAACGCGCCAGATCTCCTCGGCCGCCGAGTCACCACCGGAACCGTTCTTGCAGTTGCAGTCCAGGCGTGATCTGCCGCCGCCCCAGGGGTACGCGGCCAGTTCCGCCGTCCAGGCGAGCTCGGCGAGCGCTTCGTTTACGGCGTCGAAAAGAAGCCGCCTTCTCCCGAACCTGGTTCCGTCGTCTTCGTGCTCTGAAACCTTCTCGAGCAGGTCCGGGTCCAGAGGGCCAGCCAACACGCAGCTTGCTCGGTCCATGCCACAGGAGCGGACCAGCTTCTGGATGAACGTCAGCGAGTCTAGATCCTCGTCGGCCTTGGAGAAAAGCCTCGAGAGTCTCAGGGAATTCGGCGACGTGGCTTCCGGCGGGGGGTCCTCCCACGACACTGGCAGGGACCGTGGAAACGATCCGATCAAGGGAGACCTCGACAAAGCCTCTGCACATGTATGTAAAAAAAACAAAAAGGCATTTGAGATGAGACCGTCTCGCTCTAGAGTCTAGACTGCTCAAGATTGATGAGATGGGCTTTCAGCCTTACGTGGGGATGGAGATGAGTACAGTACATTCCTGCTGTTATCACGTATAATAAACGGTCCATCTAGCACAGATACAGGACTAGGCTGGTCCTGAGGGTCACCAAGGATTCCTGGGGCGCCAAGACTTGGAATGGAGGCAATGTTGTCCTGATACAGCGAAGCTAACTATCATGTTTTTTGTGACTTTTGAAAACCATGAGCACCAGCTTTAACAAGATAATAATAGGTTTTGAATTACCTTGGCAGGGGTGGTATTAGCTGTATCATTAGTACCACAAGAACTAGTGACGAGTCCTTGCGCAGCGTTCTTCTTCCCGTCTGTGTTTACACGACTAGTACTTTGTTTCTGAAGATTGTCTAACGCAAGACGGTTCAAGCCCTTCTTCACATCAGCAGTAGTTTCAGCCCCTCCATAGACCTCGAGTCTATTGCTCACGGATAGATCTGCCTTCTCCCTAACTGGTTTCTTGTTTTTAGAGAACAGGCTTGAAACCTTTTCCCTAAACGATGATGACTTCCTGATCCTCTCCCTTTCAGCTTCCTGAGTACTACCAGAGGCT
Proteins encoded:
- the LOC100193613 gene encoding uncharacterized protein isoform X1; this encodes MDAQPNWRGGPAATRISYKNATIVMCAFNLFVAALLLHNYYSSWTRIAGGNKLDSAQLRYIWESEELRRAMEPVDLIRRVKEIEQEAYGEHGMATDEDPKQTAAVDLSKRLKDLRAGNDGSSQKALEEWRKRKMERARQRAIEKNGTSSVKTK